In Sphaerisporangium krabiense, the DNA window TCGTCTCCCTGCCTTGCGGCAGGTGTGGTTCGGCTCGGATGAGAACACGCTCGTGGCCGCGCGGCGGGACCGTGGAAACTCCCTGGTGTCCCTTGATCTCCGCACCGGCGACGTGCGGGAACTGGAAGATCCCCACAACGGCTCAACGTGGGGTGCGATGGACGCCGAGGTATCGGCGGACGGAAGCATCCTGGCGGTCTGCCGTGAGTCGTTCAAGCCACACGATAAACCGGTCTATCGGATCGTCCGCGTGTCCGACGGGCGGGAGTTGGTCCGCTACGCCGTGCCCTCGGACTCCTACGCCAGTTGCCGGCGCCCCGCCATCGACCTGACAGGCGAGCACGTCGCGATCGGTGACGTAGCCGGTCAGTGGCTGGTTTTCGACACTCGGTCGGGCGCGCCCCCCAAACGGTTCATCGGTCCTGAATTCACCTCCGGCCAGGTCGGTCCCCTGCTCGGCACGCCGAGCGACCTCATAGTGGTTCACACTGACGAGATCGGCGTGACCGGCTGGAGAATCTCCGCGGACGGCGGATTGCGGGCGTTGAGCCCGCCGGAACTACTCGACCGAGGTCGCACCATGGTCGTCCGCCTCGGAAAAGACGGCGGCAAGGTCGATGACCGGCTGGCGGTCATCGAGACCGAAGGGCAAGGAAGAACGCTCGCCGAGGTCCGCTTCGCCCCCATACCCTCCGACCCGAATCTGCTGTTGACCGTCAACCGTGCCGAGACGCTAGTTGCTGATATGGCCGACCGCAACAAGTTCGTGATCTACGATCTTCCGCGACTGCGCAAGGTGACCGAGATCACCACCCGTATGCCCCCGGTGCGCAAGGATGGGAAACACGAACAGGTGGAGTCCTTCTTCCTCACCGGTGAGGAACTGGTCACGGTCTCCGGAAGTGTGATCGAACACTGGAACGCTCGCGATGGCCGCCGCCTGTCCGATCCACTCGACATTCACGATCTTTACCCTGATCTCAAGGGATTCTCTGTTCAGCGGCATTACAAGCCGGGATATGTGCAGATCACCAACGCGGGCGACCATACCCTGCGCGCCGTTCGGCTGGCGGCCCGCGCGGAGAATCCGGATCTGCGGATCCGCCTCGGAATCGACGCGGCCACCGCATGGGTCGAGCCCAGCGGTCGCTACGCCATCGTGCTGACCCAGAAGCAGATGATCGAGCTGTGGTCGGTGCAGGACCGTCTGCGACCGCGGAAGCTCCTGCCTGCCACCGGACCGTTGTCCGCGGATGAGTCGAAGTTAGGGATCTTTTCAGATGGCGGATCGGAGAGTGCCGGATTCTTCCTGGCCTATGGGCGCTCCGTGCGCTTCATGAGAGTGACCGGCTCCGGTGATGTCGACGTGGCCTCCTACGTTTTCTCCGGCCGGCAGATCTTCGTAGCGTCGACTGAGGACGGGAAGGCCCTGCTGAGGAGACGCACGTCCGGAGGCGTTGTAGATCTGTTCCGGCTCGATCCTGACGTATGGAAATCTCACCTGTGCGATGTTTTCGGACGCGACCTCACCGAGGAGGAACGCCGCGGCCAGCTCCGGGGCGTGCCGGACGTCATATGCCCACCCCGGTGAACGACCTCGGCGCATGAGCTACAACCGACGCAGCGCCTGCATGGCCTCCTTCTCGATGCGTGAGAGATCGTGGAGGATGGCGCCGGCCTGGTCGAGGTATCCCGTGTCGCTGCTTTCTCCCGCCTTTGCGATCAACGTGGACACGTCCGTCCACAAGGTGGCGGCTTCGGCGTACAGCCTGTGGCCGGTGCGCAGGTCGTCGTCGTCGATCAGCCGGGTGCATTCGTCGAGGAAGTCGCGGTAGAGGGCGCGGAACAGGGCGCCGCCGGTGCCGCCCTTCTCCATGAGGAGGGCGGCCTGGGGGAGGTCCTGCTGCGGATCGTCGGCGCGTGGCAGCCATTCGGGCACCTGTTCGCCGGCCTTCTCGATGCCGCGGTGGCCCAGGTTCGCGATGGGGGCGGCGAGGAAGGCATCGGCGCAGTGTCTGATGGCGGGGATGATCTGCTCCTGCCAGGGGAGCGGGTGCGCGGGCAGGGTGATGGTGAAGGACCGGTGCCTGGCGGTCATCGGGCCGCGCTCCGCCCGCGCCTTGGCGAGGGCGGCCCGGCTGGTGCGCACCGCTCCTCCCTGCTGGTCGGTGTCCACGAGGTGGACGTCGTGCTCGTCGTAGCCGTACATGGCGACGACATGGCCGCCGAAGTGCACCTTGGAGCGGAAATAGTCCAGGTGGTACGAGTCCAGTTGGAGGCCGACCGGCCGGCCGGCGTCGATGGGGGCGGCCGCGTTCTCCCACGCCTTACGGGGTGAGGTGGTCTCCTTGGTCGTCAACGTCAGCCCCAGCCTTGCGGCCAGGTTTCTGGTGAGCTCGAAAGGCTTGACGCGGCCTCCGAGGAAGGGGAACGCCATGCCCTTGCCGTCCCAATAGACGAAGGACAACCCCGAGCCCAGCCCGAACAGCATGGGCTCGGACAGATCGAGCCCCTCATGCCGCAGCAGCACCCCCAGCGCGGTCGTCTCGCAGTGCTGCGTGCCGCGGGCCTCGCTGTCCTTCACGATGGTCATGCGTCGCTCTCCTCATACCGCCGCGGCGAACGGCCCCGCACCGTCACCATCCCTGAGACCTCCGAGATCAACCCTGGGGGTCGCCAGGAGCAGCATGGGGCCTCCCACAGTAGGAGACTCCAGGGCAGCGGGGCACCGGGGCAACCTGGCAGCCGCGGCCCCTGACGGCGGGCCGTCACGAACAGGGGGGCAGCGTGGGCAGGGGTTGTGCGGTGGTTTGGATGGAGGCGGCGGGGGTGGTGGGGCGCCATTCGATGAGGAGGACGGTGGCATCGTCGGCCAGGGTCGCGCCCGCTTCTTCGCTGAACAGGTCGTGGACCAGGCGGCGCAGCGCCTCGGGGGCGGACATCCCGGCCGCGGTGGTCCGGATGATGGTGTCGGCCAGCCGGTCCAATCCGAACAGCTCGCCCTCGGGGGTGCGTGCCTCGGTGACGCCGTCGGTGTAGCAGAGGATGCGGTCGCCCGGTTGCAGGGTCTCGTGGTGGACGTGTGGCCTGGCGCCGCCCAGCAGCCCCATGGGCGGGTCGGGCGAGCCGGACAGCTCCTTGACCACTCTTTCCCGCCGGAGCAGGAGCGGGGGCGGGTGGCCGCAGTTGACCCACTCCAACTGGCCGGTCAGGGTCTGCAGGTTCAGCAGCAGGCCGGTCATGAAGCGCCAGTCCGAGGAATGTTCGCGGATCGCGCCGTCGGCGAGCATGGCGATGTCGGTCAGGTCGCCGCCGGCACGGCGGGTGCTGCGGCAGGACGCCAGCCCCACGGCCGCCACCAGCCCGGCCATCAGATCGTGCCCGGCGGCGTCGAACAGCGAGACGTGGACCAGGCGGTTCATGATGGAGAAATCATAGGCGTCCCCGCCGAGCCGGTAGACGGGCTCGGCCGCGGCGCAGATCACCACGTCCTGGGTGGCGAAGGTCTGACCGGGTATGAACGCCCAGACCATCTCGGCCGACAGCCGCATCGGCTCGCGGCGGCGCAACTGGTTGAACACGTCGCTGTAGACGCCGTGGCTGACCACCAGCAACGCCACGACGCCGGCGAGCAGCTGACACCGTTGCAGCACCTGCTCGTCCAGGTGCTCGACGGTCAGTTCCAGCACGCCCAACCGGACGTTGCCGTCCACCAGCGGCAGCCACATCCGGTGCCGGTGCGCCGGCTCCCCCACCCGGATCAGCTCGCCGGCGGCCTGGTTGTCCTCGGCCGTCACCACGGTCAGCTTCCGGTAGGCCAGCCCGGCCACCGTGCCCTCGATCCGCACCACACCGGGCTCCCGCTGCTCGGCGAATCCCGGATCGTCCAGGTCAGGCGCGAAACCCGCGGGGTCATCGCCGCCCGCCTCCGGGGGCAGCGGCACCAGGACCCTCTCCTGCAGATCCGCCAGGTACACCACCACATGCCGGATCCCCAGCGGCCCGGCATGGTCGGTGATCACATCGGCGAGCCGGGCGGGCGGCTGGCTCCGTGCCACCCGCAGCAGCTCGGCCAGCACTTGTTCTCCTACCGACAGATCGGCAGATGCGTCGCCGTTCATGACCTTGACCCGTAACCCGCTCGATACGGCCGCCGTCCTGCGTCCTGTCCCACCGCAGTTCGGAGCCGTCTGCCCACTACGGTTGATACCCGCCAAGCTCCGCACCAACAATCGCCGGCCCAACGGATACGCCTCTGACCTGGGGGCTCGCCCAACTCGCCGGCGTCGTCAGAGGTCAGGACAGGGTGTCCTTGATCGCGATCTGGCCGTCCTGGATGACGAACTTCTGGTTGGTGTTGTTGAAGTCGCACCGCCACAGGTACACCTGGGTGCCGTTGCCGCGGCCGTTGGTGGCGTCCAGGCACAGCGGGTCGGCCGAACCGAGCGTGGACTTGAGCATGATCAGGTTTCTCCTGATGACCCAGAGCTGGTTGGCGTTGCTCACGCACTGCCACTGGTAGACCCGGGTGCCGTTGGCTCGGCCGTTGGAGGAGTCCAGACACGTCACCTGGCTCTTGCCGATGGTGTCCTCCACCTTCACGAGGCCGTCCTCGACGACGAACTTCTGGTTGGTGTTGTTGCCGTCGCACTGCCACTGGTACATCAGGACGCCGTTGCCGCGGTTGTTGCTGACGTCGACGCACATCGCGGTCGAGACCTGGCTGACGGGGCCGGGGGGCTCGTGGGCGGAGGCCACCGCGGGCAGGGGGGCGACCGCGCCCAGGGCGGTGGAGATGACGGCGGTGGCCAGCAGATGGCGAGCGAGCATGGCGGCCTCTCAGGGTAATTGATCAAGACATAGGCACCCTGTCACAGCGAGCCGTCATCGATCAATCACTGTCCGTGATCGTGTCCGCGTGCTGCCCGCGGCTGCGACCGGGGGCTGGTCCGAGGTCGCGTGGGCGGTGGCGTGAGGAGGCGGCGCAGGGCGAGCGGGGTGTGGCCCAGGTGTTCGCGGACGGTGCGGGTCAGGTGGGCCTGGTCGGCGAATCCGAGTTCGGCGGCGAGGGCGGCGAGGCCGGTGTCGCCCTCTTCTAGCCGGTCCATGGCCCGGGCGACGCGGACCCGGTTGCGGTAGCGGGTGAGCGACACGCCGACCTGCTGGGAGAACACCCGGCTCAGCCGGTACGGCGAGACCCGCAACGCCGCGGCCAGCGAGCACAGCCGCGCCCCCTCCGGCACTCCGTCGATGATCGCCGCGCGGGCCGCCGTGGCGAGGGCCCGGTGGTCGGGCCTCGGCCGCTCGGCCGGCGGCGGGGAGGTCAGCGCGACGAGACCGAGCAGTTCCTCCGTCAGCGCGTAGTCGATGTCGCCGCCCTCCGCGGCGGCGAGGACCCGGCGGTGGGCCAGGTCTAGGCGGGCGTCGACGTACACGCTCCCCCTGCCGGTGCGCCCGTCCCAGAGCGAGGGGGCGAAGCCCACCGAGGTGCAGACGTCGCCGCCGGCCGGATGGGCGAACCGCTCCTCCTCGCCCGGCGCGCCCAGATAGCCCATCGTGGGATCCAGGTCGGCGTCGGCGCCGTCGGCCCGCCGCCGGAACCGGCCGCGTCGTACGAGCACGAGGCGGTGGCCGTCGTGCGCCTCCGGCGCCGACCAGCGGGTGTGGTCGGCGCGGCAGGCCACCGTGCTCACGGTGAACTCGGGCCGGGCGGCGAGGGTGACGGCTGACAACACGCCGCCGAGCGTACGCGGGGGGTACGACGAAACGGCCCGCAAGAATCTTCAAGACCCCGCGATGCCCGGGGGCGGATGCTGGGCGGGCAAACGACAGCAAGGGAGTCGATCGACATGTCCGTCCAGGCAGAGCTCACCGCGATCATCATCGACTGCGCCGCCCCGAAGGCGCTGGCGCGGTTCTATCAGGACGTCACCGGCTGGCAGATCACCCACAGTGACGACGACTCCGCCTACCTGGGAGAGGGGCCGTTCCAGCTCGCCTTCCAGCGGGTCGACGGCTACCGGGGGCCGGGCTGGCCGGACGCCGCCAAGCACGCCCACCTCGATTTCAAGGTCGCCGACATCGCCCAGGCCGTCGAGCGACTGCTCGCCGCCGGCGCGACCAAGCCCGAGTTCCAGCCCGGCGGCGAGGACTGGACCGTCCTCGCGGACCCTGAGGGGCACCTGTTCTGCCTGGCCGCGAGCGACTGACCGTCCCCGCCGCGCCTCACGGGGTGAGGACGGGGTCCTGCCGTGCGGCGTGCTCCAGGAAGGCGCGGACCTCCTCCGTCTCCGGAACGCCGAGATCCCCGTAGAGGGTCGTCGCCTCTCCGGCAAGGTCGCCGACCTCGCGGCGCAGCGCGAGGGCGAGGTCGAGATGGCGCCGGGCCTCCTCCGGACGGCCGGTGCGGTCGAGCACGAGGGCGAGCACGCCGAGCGCCTGCGCCTCGCCCCAGGTGTCGCCGCCGGTCCGGGTGAGGTCGAGCGCCTGCCTGAGGTGTCGCTCCGCCTGGGCGTCCTGCCGCCGGCGCAGGGCCACGTTGCCGAGGGCGAGCAGCGCGCGGGCCCGTTCGCACGCCTCCTCGCACACGTCGAGGGCCTGGCGCGCGTGCTCCTGCGCCGGCTCGTCCTCGCCGAGCCGCCAGTAGGTCCACGCCAGGTCGCTGAGCGCCCGCCCCTGGACCTCGCGGTCGCCGAGCTTGCGGCTGCGCTGGAGCGCCAGGGTGTGCAGCGTGAGGGCGTCGTCGTGGTGCGCCTGCCGGTCGAGGAAGGGCCGCATGGCCAGGGCCAGCAGGCCGAGGCAGATCTCGGGCCCGTGGACGGCGGTCGCGATGATGTTGGCGCGCTCGGCGTCGAGCCAGGCGATCGCCTCCGCGGCGTCGCGGATGGGGGCGACGGGGGTGGCGGGCTGGGGGATGCCCTCCCGCTGGCCGACGCTGTGCGGGAAGAGCCGGTCCATCGCCGCGCGGGAGCGGTGCAGGTAGTAGGCGAGCAGCCGCATGACGGCGCCGTCGTCCTCGGCGATCGAGCGGGCGTGCTCGCGCAGCAGGTCGTGGAAGGTGTACCGGCCGGGTTCGAGCTGCAGGAGCATGTGGGCGTCGAGGAGCCCTTCGAGGAGCTCCTCGGCCTCCTCCTCCGGGATCCCGGCCAGCGCCGCGGCGCCGCACGGGTCGATGTCGCGGCCGGGCACCAGCCCGAGCAGGCGGAACATGCGCTGCTCGTCCTCGTCGAGCTGCTCGTAGGAGAGGGCGAAGGCGGCGGACACCCCGTCCAACAGCCGGCGATGGTCGCGCAGCCGGCCCGCCAGGTAGGACACGGTCCAGCGCGGGCGGTGCTGGAGGCGGGCGGCGGACATCCGGATGGCGAGCGGGAGGCGCCCGCACAGGCCCAGCACCTCGCGTACGGCGTCCGGTTCCCGGCGCGCGCGTTCGCCCACGATCCGTCCGAACAGCTCGGCGGCGTCCTCCTCGCCCAGCAGGTCGACCGACAGCGCGTGGGCGCCGTCCAGGTCGACCAGACGCCGCCTGCTGGTGACCAGCATGAGCGTGTCGGAGCGTCCCGGCAGCAGCGGACGCACGTGGTCGGCGTCGCGGACGTTGTCCAGGACGGCGAGCACGCGGCGGTCGGCCAGCTCGGCCCGCCACAGGGCGCTCCGCTCGGCCGGCGTGACCGGGATGCGGTCGGCGGGCACGCCGAGCTGGCGGAGGAGGGCCTCCAGCGCGGCGGCGGCGTCGATCGGCTCCCGGCCCGCGGTGTGGGCCTGCAGGTCGAGGAAGAGCCGGCCGTCCGGGTAGCGGGCGGCCAGCCGGTGGGCGACGTGGACGGCGAGCGTGGTCTTGCCGATCCCGGCCATGCCGTCGATCGTGACGACCGCAGGCCCGTGGTGGTCGTCCACGAGCCGCTCCAGCTCGGCGGTCCGTCCGGAGAAGTCGGGAATGTCGTAAGGCAGGAAGGTGGAGCGACGCGGCGGGCCGGGTACCGCCGGTGCGGGGCCGGCCAGGCGCAGGGCCGGGTCGTCGGCCAGGACCGCCCGTTCCAGCGCGGTGAAGGCGTGCCCGGGATCAAGGCCCTGCTCGTCCGCCAGGGCCGTACGGTACGAACGGGCCGCCGCCAGCGCGTCGGCCTGCCGCCCCGCCCGGTGCAGGGCCAGCACGAGGTGGCCGTTCAGCTTCTCGCGCAGCGGGTCGAGGGTCACCTGCGCGGCGAGCTCGTCGAGCAGCTCGCCGTGCCGTCCGGCGGCCAGCTCGCCCTCCACCAGGCGCTCGTACGCCGACAGCCGCCGGTCGTTCCACAGCTCCCGGACACCGGTGACGTAGTGCGCGTGCACGTCCTCCAGCGCCTCGCCGCCCCACAGATCCAGGGCTTCACGCAGCTCGCCGGCGGCCACCAGATCGGTGAACTCCTGCGCGTCGACCTGTCCGGGCTCCGGCCGCGCCACGTAGCCGCCGGCGCGTGTCTCCAGGAGCCCTCCCGCTCCCGCGCCACGCAGCACCTTGCGGATCGCGGTGATCGAGGCATGGATCTGCGAGCGGGCGGTGTCGGGCCGGTCGTGGCCCCACATCGCGTCGATCAGCCGCTCGATGCTGATCACCCGGCCGGCGTTGAGCAGCAGGTAGGCCAGCACGGCCCGGTGACGTGGGGCGATACCCGTCAGCGGCGCGCCGTCGACGGTCATCTGGACGGGGCCGAGCAGGGTGAAGCGCGGCATCGTCCCCCCATCACCGTCGCATCGTGCGCGCATAGCGAATGTATCAATCCGGACAACCACTCTGTTCTCACACGAAGTTCGCGCAAGACCCCAGACGGAGGACACACCATGGAAGCCCGGATGAAGAACCCCGCCACGATCATCCCCGCCGCGCTGAAGCCGATCCAGGAACTGATGAAGGCCGCGCACTCGCAGGGGCTCCCCCAGGAGCTCATGGAGATGATCCACCTGCGGGTCAGCCAGATCAACGGCTGCAGCTTCTGCGTCGACGCCGGCCTGAAGGGGCTGCGCAAGCTCGGCGCGAGCGACGAACGCATCGGCCTGGTCGCCGCCTGGCGCGAAACCCCCTACTACACCGACGCCGAACGGGCCGCGCTGGCGCTGGCCGAGGCCGCGACCCGGCTGGCCGACCGCACCGACGCCGTCCCCGACGACGTCTGGAACGACGCCGCCGACCACTTCGACGAGCGGCAGCTCGCCTCGATCCTGCTGATGACCGCCGTCACGAACCTCTTCAACCGACTGAACGCCCCGATCCGCCAGGTCGCAGGAGCGTGGTAAGCCCTTCGCGGGACGCTCACCGGCCGCCACCCCCGCCGGGCACGGGCTCGATCACCGTCCCGGGGTGGTCCGGGACGGGAGGCGACGCGCCGGTGACGCGAGTGAGGGCGAGCTTGGCCTCGTCCTCACTGCCGGGAACCGCCGTGTAGATGATGATCTTGAGGTCGGTGTCCGCGTCGGAGAGCACGTCGCAGTCGATGGTGATGTCGCCGACCTGCGGATGCCGGATCGTCTTGCGGTCCTCCGCGTGATGGCCGACCGCGCCGGAGTGCCACAGCGCGGCGAAGC includes these proteins:
- a CDS encoding VOC family protein, with amino-acid sequence MSVQAELTAIIIDCAAPKALARFYQDVTGWQITHSDDDSAYLGEGPFQLAFQRVDGYRGPGWPDAAKHAHLDFKVADIAQAVERLLAAGATKPEFQPGGEDWTVLADPEGHLFCLAASD
- a CDS encoding RICIN domain-containing protein, giving the protein MLARHLLATAVISTALGAVAPLPAVASAHEPPGPVSQVSTAMCVDVSNNRGNGVLMYQWQCDGNNTNQKFVVEDGLVKVEDTIGKSQVTCLDSSNGRANGTRVYQWQCVSNANQLWVIRRNLIMLKSTLGSADPLCLDATNGRGNGTQVYLWRCDFNNTNQKFVIQDGQIAIKDTLS
- a CDS encoding PP2C family protein-serine/threonine phosphatase, giving the protein MLAELLRVARSQPPARLADVITDHAGPLGIRHVVVYLADLQERVLVPLPPEAGGDDPAGFAPDLDDPGFAEQREPGVVRIEGTVAGLAYRKLTVVTAEDNQAAGELIRVGEPAHRHRMWLPLVDGNVRLGVLELTVEHLDEQVLQRCQLLAGVVALLVVSHGVYSDVFNQLRRREPMRLSAEMVWAFIPGQTFATQDVVICAAAEPVYRLGGDAYDFSIMNRLVHVSLFDAAGHDLMAGLVAAVGLASCRSTRRAGGDLTDIAMLADGAIREHSSDWRFMTGLLLNLQTLTGQLEWVNCGHPPPLLLRRERVVKELSGSPDPPMGLLGGARPHVHHETLQPGDRILCYTDGVTEARTPEGELFGLDRLADTIIRTTAAGMSAPEALRRLVHDLFSEEAGATLADDATVLLIEWRPTTPAASIQTTAQPLPTLPPCS
- a CDS encoding helix-turn-helix transcriptional regulator, with translation MLSAVTLAARPEFTVSTVACRADHTRWSAPEAHDGHRLVLVRRGRFRRRADGADADLDPTMGYLGAPGEEERFAHPAGGDVCTSVGFAPSLWDGRTGRGSVYVDARLDLAHRRVLAAAEGGDIDYALTEELLGLVALTSPPPAERPRPDHRALATAARAAIIDGVPEGARLCSLAAALRVSPYRLSRVFSQQVGVSLTRYRNRVRVARAMDRLEEGDTGLAALAAELGFADQAHLTRTVREHLGHTPLALRRLLTPPPTRPRTSPRSQPRAARGHDHGQ
- a CDS encoding BtrH N-terminal domain-containing protein encodes the protein MTIVKDSEARGTQHCETTALGVLLRHEGLDLSEPMLFGLGSGLSFVYWDGKGMAFPFLGGRVKPFELTRNLAARLGLTLTTKETTSPRKAWENAAAPIDAGRPVGLQLDSYHLDYFRSKVHFGGHVVAMYGYDEHDVHLVDTDQQGGAVRTSRAALAKARAERGPMTARHRSFTITLPAHPLPWQEQIIPAIRHCADAFLAAPIANLGHRGIEKAGEQVPEWLPRADDPQQDLPQAALLMEKGGTGGALFRALYRDFLDECTRLIDDDDLRTGHRLYAEAATLWTDVSTLIAKAGESSDTGYLDQAGAILHDLSRIEKEAMQALRRL
- a CDS encoding carboxymuconolactone decarboxylase family protein, with translation MEARMKNPATIIPAALKPIQELMKAAHSQGLPQELMEMIHLRVSQINGCSFCVDAGLKGLRKLGASDERIGLVAAWRETPYYTDAERAALALAEAATRLADRTDAVPDDVWNDAADHFDERQLASILLMTAVTNLFNRLNAPIRQVAGAW
- a CDS encoding AfsR/SARP family transcriptional regulator; the protein is MPRFTLLGPVQMTVDGAPLTGIAPRHRAVLAYLLLNAGRVISIERLIDAMWGHDRPDTARSQIHASITAIRKVLRGAGAGGLLETRAGGYVARPEPGQVDAQEFTDLVAAGELREALDLWGGEALEDVHAHYVTGVRELWNDRRLSAYERLVEGELAAGRHGELLDELAAQVTLDPLREKLNGHLVLALHRAGRQADALAAARSYRTALADEQGLDPGHAFTALERAVLADDPALRLAGPAPAVPGPPRRSTFLPYDIPDFSGRTAELERLVDDHHGPAVVTIDGMAGIGKTTLAVHVAHRLAARYPDGRLFLDLQAHTAGREPIDAAAALEALLRQLGVPADRIPVTPAERSALWRAELADRRVLAVLDNVRDADHVRPLLPGRSDTLMLVTSRRRLVDLDGAHALSVDLLGEEDAAELFGRIVGERARREPDAVREVLGLCGRLPLAIRMSAARLQHRPRWTVSYLAGRLRDHRRLLDGVSAAFALSYEQLDEDEQRMFRLLGLVPGRDIDPCGAAALAGIPEEEAEELLEGLLDAHMLLQLEPGRYTFHDLLREHARSIAEDDGAVMRLLAYYLHRSRAAMDRLFPHSVGQREGIPQPATPVAPIRDAAEAIAWLDAERANIIATAVHGPEICLGLLALAMRPFLDRQAHHDDALTLHTLALQRSRKLGDREVQGRALSDLAWTYWRLGEDEPAQEHARQALDVCEEACERARALLALGNVALRRRQDAQAERHLRQALDLTRTGGDTWGEAQALGVLALVLDRTGRPEEARRHLDLALALRREVGDLAGEATTLYGDLGVPETEEVRAFLEHAARQDPVLTP